One genomic segment of Pseudomonas sp. p1(2021b) includes these proteins:
- a CDS encoding cytochrome c — protein MLRVLSGLALAVGAVLSLGAQAADQAQVKRGEYLARAADCMACHTAEGGAPFAGGLPIHSPFGTIYGTNITSDKQYGIGDYSSDEFFAALTEGKRKDGANLYPAMPYTSYHLIKREDADAIHAYLMTVPPINRPAPETSLSFPFNVRMGLAGWNMLYGKSVQLQPAEGKSEAWQRGQYMVEVLGHCGECHTPRNSIGALEQDKRLTGGLLGGYLAPSLLAQDLAERGWTQPDLTTFLKHGISAQGSMFNEMFPVVHHSTQHLEDADLAAMATYLLGDQPPAAKVVQAVPVDKLGESALRGRQQYLNVCAGCHGVEGEGKPHIAVAMQGNTVLRQADSRNLAKVILEGIREQQFTGFERMQPMPGFADKLDDQQVADLVNYLREAWGGLPGDLSAQQLAHLSAE, from the coding sequence ATGCTGCGAGTTCTTTCCGGCCTCGCCCTGGCCGTGGGCGCGGTGTTGTCGCTCGGGGCCCAGGCGGCCGACCAGGCCCAGGTCAAGCGTGGCGAATACCTGGCCCGCGCCGCCGACTGCATGGCCTGCCACACTGCCGAAGGTGGGGCGCCGTTCGCCGGTGGCCTGCCGATCCATTCGCCGTTCGGCACCATCTACGGCACCAACATCACCTCGGACAAGCAGTACGGCATCGGTGACTACAGCAGCGACGAATTCTTCGCCGCCCTCACCGAGGGCAAGCGCAAGGACGGCGCCAACCTGTACCCGGCCATGCCCTATACCTCCTACCACCTGATCAAGCGTGAAGACGCCGATGCCATCCATGCCTACCTGATGACGGTGCCGCCGATCAACCGGCCGGCGCCCGAAACCAGCCTGAGCTTCCCGTTCAACGTGCGCATGGGCCTTGCCGGATGGAACATGCTGTATGGCAAGAGCGTCCAGCTGCAGCCTGCCGAGGGCAAGAGTGAGGCCTGGCAGCGCGGGCAGTACATGGTGGAAGTGCTTGGCCACTGCGGCGAGTGCCATACTCCGCGCAACAGCATCGGGGCCCTGGAGCAGGACAAGCGCCTGACCGGTGGCCTGCTCGGTGGCTACCTGGCGCCCAGCCTGCTGGCCCAGGACCTGGCCGAGCGTGGCTGGACCCAGCCGGACCTGACCACCTTCCTCAAGCACGGCATCAGTGCCCAGGGCAGCATGTTCAACGAGATGTTCCCGGTGGTGCACCACAGCACCCAGCACCTGGAGGATGCCGACCTGGCCGCGATGGCCACCTACCTGCTGGGTGACCAGCCGCCCGCGGCCAAGGTGGTGCAGGCCGTGCCGGTGGACAAGCTCGGCGAAAGCGCCCTGCGCGGTCGTCAGCAGTACCTCAACGTCTGCGCCGGCTGCCATGGCGTCGAAGGCGAGGGCAAGCCACACATCGCGGTGGCCATGCAGGGCAATACCGTGCTGCGCCAGGCCGACTCGCGCAACCTGGCCAAGGTCATCCTCGAAGGCATCCGTGAGCAGCAGTTCACCGGGTTCGAGCGCATGCAGCCGATGCCGGGCTTTGCCGACAAGCTCGACGACCAGCAGGTCGCCGACCTGGTCAACTACCTGCGCGAGGCCTGGGGTGGCTTGCCGGGCGACCTCAGTGCGCAGCAGCTTGCGCACTTGAGCGCGGAGTGA
- a CDS encoding (2Fe-2S)-binding protein: protein MANRPLQMTLNGQPVGPAEVPEDLAMIDYLHEYQNLTGSRLGCGQGICHACVVIVDNPDGTSEEVRTCITGAHYFEGKKVRTIEGHAKHDEAGNLSELNPIQQKFVDRFAFQCSYCAPGFVNAATVLVEKAQRQPLKKSELEGAIEASLGHHICRCTGYVRYYDATREVLSDLGLVKEG from the coding sequence ATGGCTAACCGTCCGCTCCAGATGACCCTCAACGGTCAACCCGTCGGTCCGGCCGAGGTCCCCGAGGACCTGGCGATGATCGACTACCTGCACGAATACCAGAACCTCACCGGCTCGCGCCTGGGCTGCGGCCAGGGCATCTGCCACGCTTGCGTGGTGATCGTCGACAACCCCGACGGCACCAGCGAGGAAGTGCGCACCTGCATCACCGGCGCGCACTACTTCGAAGGCAAGAAAGTGCGCACCATCGAAGGCCATGCCAAGCATGACGAGGCCGGCAACCTCAGCGAACTGAACCCGATCCAGCAGAAGTTCGTCGACCGCTTCGCCTTCCAGTGCAGCTATTGCGCGCCGGGCTTCGTCAACGCCGCCACCGTGCTGGTGGAGAAGGCCCAGCGTCAACCGCTGAAGAAAAGCGAGCTGGAGGGAGCCATCGAAGCCAGCCTCGGCCATCACATCTGCCGCTGCACCGGGTACGTGCGTTACTACGACGCCACCCGCGAGGTGCTCAGCGACCTCGGCCTGGTCAAGGAGGGTTGA
- a CDS encoding xanthine dehydrogenase family protein molybdopterin-binding subunit — protein sequence MTNRDISRRAFLQGGVIAGVGVTLAPLGSQAFAALMENSVTTSPQKWMSHDGKARFRNDALSKVCGNKVFARDIRAKDMPGWPQQQGHALLLKTTKADRIYAGHDLAWLGADLQPDRVVTAADLEKDGIAWPEAHSPDPLLPPGKVPMFIGHPVAILIWHDFERFRQAKLKLQFNDKAIRYGAQAPLYQRDPYGSFRFVRVGGQTPFDEDTFSSLKNSMLFPTILARKPVWTAEPKQHGTLTEQGMFYAQRMDEQLKQPPQDWLLFDERYKTPSIEPAALEPDNGNGWYDPATGTLHFVVATQCPFEVAQECVHMIKPSRFALNNLNMHPGYTVGYGSKDNNIFVFYAAVAALYGAGVPIRLANDRYEQFQSGIKRHPFDIRYQLAVDKNDMSFKIFRADMSVDGGGRINYSPSVAAVGATAAQSIYYMPQSDLAVTVYHSRGVEAGSMRGYGTLQSMAATEMMVDEVANRLGVDAIELRRKNALKSGMKNTQGAVPAGALRLHEILDKASAHEVWKNRDAHKKAMEAKDPHNWYGVGFAICQKDFGTGAEAPMASIEFTADGRISLRHIGTELGTGMSTSQAFVVSDFLGRPADEVTTAETEWPELKLATSGNPYLMSQAEQDAALRDPRWVGKLASPSSATNSAFYFSHATREAARVLFNHGLWPAALSLWRQGPYGGQANPLVVRRENAVWVNGELTGNGLSPIPFAELAKKAHEMGLVTGVSVHAFNRWSWAEADFVIDGVRERLPLDALAVKYGDGAPNAKKAQMNSANYHLLDRQNAAYPATQLNNAMVTYYSPVATLVEVKVNKGSGEVQVLNHHSWVECGRVLVPELVKGQLEGGIAMGIGHALTEEMPLYEGGPGEGNWNFNRYRLPMAKDVAVWKQTSEILPPLSPTDPSKGIAEVVMIPVVGAIGNAVAHAIGKRVRDLPITPARVKEALNG from the coding sequence ATGACCAACCGTGATATTTCCCGGCGCGCCTTCCTGCAAGGCGGCGTGATCGCTGGCGTGGGGGTGACCCTCGCGCCGCTCGGCAGCCAGGCGTTCGCCGCCCTGATGGAAAACAGTGTCACCACTTCGCCGCAGAAGTGGATGAGCCATGATGGCAAGGCACGCTTTCGCAACGATGCGCTGTCCAAGGTGTGCGGCAACAAGGTGTTTGCCCGCGACATCCGCGCCAAGGACATGCCCGGCTGGCCCCAGCAGCAGGGCCACGCTTTGTTGCTCAAGACCACCAAGGCCGACCGCATCTATGCAGGCCATGACCTGGCGTGGCTGGGCGCCGACCTGCAGCCGGACCGTGTCGTCACCGCGGCCGACCTGGAAAAGGACGGCATCGCCTGGCCCGAGGCCCACTCGCCGGACCCATTGCTGCCACCTGGCAAGGTGCCGATGTTCATCGGCCACCCCGTGGCGATCCTGATCTGGCACGACTTCGAGCGTTTCCGCCAGGCCAAGCTCAAGCTTCAGTTCAACGACAAGGCGATCCGCTATGGCGCCCAGGCGCCGCTGTACCAGCGTGACCCCTATGGCAGCTTCCGTTTCGTGCGGGTTGGCGGCCAGACGCCGTTCGACGAGGACACGTTCTCCAGCCTGAAGAACTCCATGCTGTTCCCCACCATCCTTGCGCGCAAACCGGTGTGGACCGCTGAGCCCAAGCAACACGGCACCTTGACCGAGCAGGGGATGTTCTACGCCCAGCGCATGGACGAACAGCTCAAGCAGCCGCCGCAAGATTGGTTGCTGTTCGACGAGCGCTACAAGACCCCATCGATCGAGCCCGCAGCGCTGGAGCCGGACAACGGCAACGGCTGGTACGACCCGGCCACCGGCACCCTGCATTTCGTCGTGGCCACCCAATGCCCGTTCGAAGTGGCGCAGGAATGCGTGCACATGATCAAGCCGTCGCGCTTCGCGCTGAACAACTTGAACATGCACCCCGGCTACACCGTCGGCTACGGCTCCAAGGACAACAACATCTTCGTGTTCTATGCCGCCGTCGCCGCCTTGTATGGGGCCGGTGTGCCGATCCGTCTGGCCAACGACCGCTACGAGCAGTTCCAGAGCGGCATCAAGCGCCACCCGTTCGACATCCGCTACCAGCTGGCCGTGGACAAGAACGACATGAGTTTCAAGATCTTCCGCGCCGACATGAGTGTCGACGGCGGCGGGCGCATCAACTACAGCCCGTCGGTGGCTGCAGTGGGGGCCACTGCTGCGCAGTCGATCTACTACATGCCACAGAGCGACCTGGCGGTGACCGTCTACCACTCCCGAGGTGTCGAAGCCGGCTCCATGCGTGGCTACGGGACGCTGCAGAGCATGGCGGCTACCGAGATGATGGTCGATGAGGTCGCCAACCGCCTCGGCGTCGACGCCATCGAGCTGCGCCGCAAGAATGCGCTCAAGTCGGGTATGAAGAACACCCAGGGCGCCGTGCCTGCCGGTGCCCTGCGCCTGCACGAGATCCTCGACAAGGCCAGCGCCCACGAGGTGTGGAAGAACCGCGACGCGCACAAGAAAGCGATGGAAGCCAAGGACCCGCACAATTGGTACGGCGTCGGCTTCGCCATCTGCCAGAAGGATTTCGGCACCGGTGCCGAAGCGCCCATGGCCAGCATCGAGTTCACCGCCGATGGCCGTATCAGCCTGCGCCACATCGGCACTGAGCTGGGCACCGGCATGTCGACCTCCCAGGCCTTCGTGGTCAGCGACTTCCTGGGGCGCCCGGCCGATGAGGTGACCACTGCCGAAACCGAATGGCCGGAGCTGAAACTGGCCACCAGCGGCAACCCTTACCTGATGAGCCAGGCCGAGCAGGATGCCGCGCTGCGCGATCCGCGCTGGGTCGGCAAGCTGGCCTCGCCATCCTCGGCGACCAACTCGGCCTTCTATTTCAGCCACGCCACCCGTGAAGCGGCGCGTGTGCTGTTCAACCATGGTCTGTGGCCAGCGGCGCTTTCGCTGTGGCGTCAGGGCCCGTATGGCGGCCAGGCCAACCCGCTGGTGGTGCGTCGCGAGAATGCGGTGTGGGTCAACGGCGAGCTCACCGGCAACGGCCTGTCGCCCATTCCATTTGCGGAACTGGCGAAAAAGGCCCATGAGATGGGCCTGGTCACAGGCGTCAGTGTGCACGCATTCAACCGCTGGAGCTGGGCTGAAGCCGACTTCGTCATCGACGGCGTGCGCGAGCGCCTGCCGCTCGATGCGCTGGCGGTCAAGTACGGCGACGGTGCCCCGAACGCGAAGAAGGCGCAGATGAACAGCGCCAACTACCACCTGCTGGACCGGCAGAACGCGGCCTACCCGGCCACTCAGCTGAACAATGCCATGGTGACCTACTACAGCCCGGTGGCGACGTTGGTGGAAGTGAAGGTGAACAAAGGCAGCGGCGAAGTCCAGGTGCTCAACCACCACAGTTGGGTGGAGTGCGGCCGGGTGCTGGTGCCGGAACTGGTCAAGGGCCAGCTCGAAGGCGGTATCGCCATGGGCATCGGCCATGCCTTGACCGAAGAGATGCCGCTGTACGAGGGCGGCCCGGGCGAGGGGAACTGGAACTTCAACCGCTATCGCCTGCCGATGGCCAAGGACGTGGCGGTGTGGAAGCAGACCAGCGAAATCCTGCCGCCGTTGTCACCCACCGACCCCTCCAAGGGTATCGCCGAAGTGGTGATGATCCCGGTGGTCGGTGCCATCGGCAATGCCGTGGCCCATGCCATCGGCAAGCGTGTTCGCGACCTGCCCATCACTCCAGCCCGTGTCAAGGAGGCCCTCAATGGCTAA
- a CDS encoding BCCT family transporter — protein sequence MTAAAKPRSTLNPPVFYSSAILIFLLVLYATAFQEHAQTLFEHVQAWIVTNASWFYILTVALVLISVVFLAVSRYGDIKLGPDHSEPDYRKSTWFAMLFSAGMGIGLMFFGVAEPVMHFTSPPVGDAGTVAAAREAMKITFFHWGLHAWAIYAIVALILAYFSFRNGLPLTLRSALYPMIGERIHGPIGHAVDVFAILGTVFGVATSLGYGVLQINSGFHHVFGLPVNPTVQVILITATCALATLSVASGLDKGIRILSELNLGLAVVLMLFVLLLGPTVFLLQTYVQNTGAYLSDIVNKTFNLYAYEPTDWIGGWTLLYWGWWLSWSPFVGLFIARISRGRTIREFVCGVLFVPAGFTLLWMTVFGDSAIHMILNDGVTALATVVGQDSSLALFVFLERFPFSSIVSLIAVLMVVVFFVTSADSGALVVDMLASSGQGHSPLWQRIFWSVSIGAVAIALLLANGLKALQTATIASALPFAVILLTAIWGLFKALNLDATRRGLRNQALPAPRHTRQPHGGWQRRLRNIAMMPRRAHVTRFIAEVVKPACEEVAVELRKQGYEVTVNEREDGRVTLELSHAGEGRFLYEVRPRAFNTPSFVMRDTEDATDARKYFRAEVHLREGGQDYDIMGWGRDDVIGDILDQYERHLHYLHVVR from the coding sequence ATGACTGCAGCCGCCAAACCCAGGAGCACCCTCAACCCTCCCGTCTTCTACAGCAGCGCCATCCTCATCTTTCTGCTCGTCCTGTATGCCACGGCATTCCAGGAACATGCCCAAACACTGTTCGAACACGTCCAGGCCTGGATCGTCACCAATGCCAGCTGGTTCTACATCCTCACCGTGGCGCTGGTATTGATCAGCGTGGTGTTCCTCGCCGTCAGCCGCTATGGCGACATCAAGCTGGGCCCCGACCACAGCGAACCGGACTACCGCAAGAGCACCTGGTTCGCCATGCTCTTTTCCGCCGGCATGGGCATCGGCCTCATGTTCTTCGGCGTGGCCGAACCGGTCATGCATTTCACCAGCCCCCCGGTAGGTGACGCCGGTACCGTGGCCGCCGCGCGCGAAGCCATGAAGATCACCTTCTTCCACTGGGGGCTTCACGCCTGGGCGATCTATGCCATCGTCGCCCTGATCCTGGCCTACTTCAGCTTTCGCAACGGCCTGCCCCTGACCTTGCGCTCGGCCCTCTACCCGATGATCGGCGAGCGGATCCACGGGCCGATCGGCCATGCCGTGGATGTATTCGCCATCCTCGGCACTGTGTTCGGCGTAGCGACTTCGCTGGGCTATGGTGTGCTGCAGATCAACAGCGGTTTTCACCATGTGTTCGGCCTGCCGGTGAACCCGACGGTCCAGGTGATCCTGATCACCGCCACCTGCGCCCTGGCCACGCTGTCGGTGGCCAGCGGGCTGGACAAGGGCATCCGCATCCTCTCCGAGCTCAACTTGGGCCTGGCCGTGGTGCTGATGCTGTTCGTGCTGCTGCTCGGGCCTACCGTGTTCCTGCTGCAGACCTACGTCCAGAACACGGGGGCCTACCTCTCGGATATCGTCAACAAGACGTTCAACCTCTACGCCTACGAGCCCACCGACTGGATCGGCGGCTGGACCTTGCTGTATTGGGGCTGGTGGCTATCCTGGTCGCCCTTCGTCGGCCTGTTCATCGCACGCATTTCCCGCGGCCGGACCATCCGTGAGTTCGTCTGCGGCGTGTTGTTCGTGCCGGCCGGTTTCACCCTGCTGTGGATGACCGTATTTGGCGACTCGGCGATCCACATGATCCTCAACGACGGCGTGACGGCGCTGGCGACGGTGGTCGGCCAGGACAGCTCCCTGGCACTGTTCGTGTTCCTCGAGCGATTCCCGTTTTCCAGCATCGTTTCACTGATCGCCGTGCTGATGGTCGTGGTGTTCTTCGTCACATCGGCCGACTCCGGCGCGCTGGTCGTGGACATGCTGGCCTCCTCCGGGCAAGGCCATTCGCCGCTGTGGCAACGCATCTTCTGGTCGGTAAGCATCGGTGCGGTCGCCATCGCGCTGCTGCTGGCCAATGGGCTCAAGGCGCTGCAGACCGCGACCATCGCCAGTGCGCTGCCCTTCGCGGTCATCCTGCTGACCGCGATCTGGGGCTTGTTCAAAGCCTTGAACCTGGACGCCACACGCCGCGGCCTGCGCAACCAGGCGCTGCCTGCACCTCGACACACCCGTCAGCCTCACGGAGGTTGGCAACGACGCCTGCGCAACATCGCCATGATGCCGCGCCGGGCCCATGTCACCCGTTTCATCGCCGAGGTGGTCAAGCCCGCCTGCGAAGAGGTGGCCGTCGAGCTGCGCAAGCAAGGTTACGAAGTCACGGTGAACGAACGCGAAGACGGACGCGTGACCCTGGAGCTCTCCCATGCCGGCGAGGGGCGGTTCCTGTATGAAGTACGCCCGCGTGCCTTCAACACACCCAGCTTCGTCATGCGTGACACCGAGGACGCAACCGATGCGCGCAAGTACTTCCGCGCCGAAGTGCACCTGCGCGAAGGCGGCCAGGACTACGACATCATGGGTTGGGGCCGTGACGATGTGATCGGCGATATTCTCGACCAGTACGAGCGTCATCTGCATTACTTGCACGTGGTCAGGTGA
- a CDS encoding AraC family transcriptional regulator, which yields MIAAQHLLPPDQEIATLALDLADGTHIDTHRHAHGQLLYTTQGTLMVNTNQGCWVVPCNHGLWIPAEVAHWTRTLGATRIRTLYFAPWRTPDMPGECTVYGISNLVRELIIEASAIDEEIAQGSRNARLIEFLLEELAGARVSAIYLPRPRGQRLHALCRDLVQNRMLDWGLAECAEFLGINIKTVQRWFHEDVGMSFGTWRKQARLLIALDRLAQGHNILEVSLDAGYSTPSAFTAMFKREFGLPPRAFQPPRR from the coding sequence ATGATCGCTGCCCAACATCTGCTGCCACCTGACCAGGAGATCGCCACGCTGGCGTTGGACCTGGCCGACGGCACCCACATCGACACCCATCGCCACGCCCATGGGCAGCTACTCTACACGACCCAGGGCACCCTGATGGTCAACACCAACCAGGGCTGCTGGGTCGTGCCGTGCAACCATGGCCTGTGGATCCCGGCCGAGGTCGCCCATTGGACCCGTACCCTCGGCGCCACCCGCATCCGCACGCTCTACTTCGCGCCATGGCGCACCCCGGACATGCCAGGCGAATGCACGGTATACGGAATCTCCAACCTGGTGAGGGAGCTGATCATAGAGGCGTCGGCCATCGACGAGGAGATTGCGCAGGGAAGTCGCAATGCCCGCTTGATCGAGTTCCTGCTCGAAGAGCTGGCAGGTGCGAGGGTCTCGGCCATCTATCTGCCGCGCCCGAGGGGGCAGCGACTGCACGCCTTGTGCCGGGACCTGGTGCAGAACCGGATGCTCGACTGGGGACTGGCCGAGTGTGCCGAGTTCCTTGGCATCAATATCAAGACCGTGCAGCGCTGGTTCCATGAGGATGTCGGGATGAGCTTCGGTACCTGGCGCAAGCAGGCACGCCTGCTCATCGCCCTGGACCGGTTGGCCCAGGGCCATAACATCCTCGAGGTCTCGCTCGATGCCGGGTACTCGACGCCCAGCGCCTTCACCGCCATGTTCAAGCGCGAGTTCGGCCTGCCACCGCGCGCCTTCCAGCCGCCGCGTCGGTAG
- a CDS encoding ATP-binding protein gives MNSSLATPTELTFEAVAQLKRIADSLERAFPPATGPAFDAEAIAYQWQYRASQGGMRAQLVPIKRPMLIAFEQLQNVDRQKALIRQNTQQFLEGKPANNVLLTGARGTGKSSLVKACLNEFHPQGLKLVEIDKEHIGDLPEVIELVSQQPGYFILFCDDLSFEEGDIGYKRLKTALDGSVAEHSSNVLIYATSNRRHLIAERASDNLSMTRGENGALHPGEEVEEKVSLSERFGLWISFYGFSPDEYLNAVNQWLGVYGVPEHALEQAHVQATRWATQRGSRSGRIAAQFARDYAGRWCQDKV, from the coding sequence ATGAACAGCTCGTTAGCCACCCCCACCGAACTCACCTTCGAAGCCGTTGCACAGCTCAAGCGTATCGCCGACTCGCTGGAGCGCGCGTTTCCACCGGCAACGGGGCCAGCCTTCGACGCCGAAGCGATCGCCTATCAATGGCAGTACCGAGCCAGCCAGGGCGGAATGCGTGCCCAACTGGTGCCGATCAAGCGCCCGATGCTCATCGCCTTCGAACAACTGCAGAATGTCGACCGCCAGAAGGCGCTGATTCGCCAGAATACCCAGCAGTTCCTGGAGGGCAAGCCGGCCAACAACGTGTTGCTGACCGGTGCCAGGGGTACGGGCAAGTCCTCCTTGGTCAAGGCATGCCTCAATGAGTTCCACCCCCAGGGCCTCAAGTTGGTCGAGATCGACAAGGAGCATATCGGCGACCTGCCCGAAGTCATCGAGCTGGTCAGCCAGCAGCCGGGGTATTTCATCCTGTTCTGCGACGACCTCTCGTTCGAAGAAGGCGACATCGGCTACAAGCGCCTGAAGACAGCCCTGGACGGCTCGGTGGCGGAGCACTCGTCGAACGTGCTGATCTATGCCACCTCCAACCGCCGGCACCTGATCGCCGAACGGGCCTCGGACAATCTGTCCATGACCCGCGGTGAAAACGGCGCCCTGCACCCCGGCGAGGAAGTGGAAGAAAAGGTGTCGTTGTCGGAACGATTCGGGCTGTGGATTTCGTTCTACGGCTTCTCGCCGGACGAGTACCTGAACGCGGTCAATCAATGGCTGGGCGTCTATGGCGTTCCGGAGCATGCACTGGAACAGGCCCACGTGCAGGCGACCCGCTGGGCTACCCAGCGCGGCTCGAGATCGGGGCGCATCGCCGCACAGTTCGCGCGGGACTACGCCGGCCGCTGGTGCCAGGACAAGGTGTAA
- a CDS encoding AAA family ATPase, with amino-acid sequence MDNFVIISGCSGGGKSTLLAQLKRRGHAVIEEPGRRVVQQQVRDQGQALPWLDLVGFLRSVMDMALADYRSAVQNTTQWVFFDRGVIDAAAALERLTGEPVLAAVAESCRYHRQVFLTPPWPEIYVQDAERRHGMQAALEEYEQLQGVYPALGYQVSLLPRTAVDERADFLLERLAEN; translated from the coding sequence ATGGACAACTTCGTGATTATTTCCGGCTGCTCTGGCGGTGGTAAGTCCACGCTGCTGGCGCAGCTCAAGCGACGCGGCCATGCTGTGATCGAAGAGCCCGGACGGCGCGTGGTGCAGCAGCAAGTTCGCGACCAGGGCCAGGCGCTGCCCTGGCTCGACTTGGTCGGCTTCCTGCGCAGTGTCATGGACATGGCCCTGGCCGACTACAGGTCGGCTGTGCAGAACACTACGCAGTGGGTGTTCTTCGACCGTGGCGTGATCGATGCCGCCGCGGCCCTGGAGCGCCTTACGGGCGAGCCCGTGCTGGCGGCCGTGGCCGAGTCCTGCCGTTATCACCGGCAGGTATTCCTCACGCCGCCTTGGCCCGAGATCTATGTGCAGGATGCAGAGCGGCGCCACGGCATGCAGGCTGCGCTGGAGGAATACGAGCAGTTGCAGGGCGTCTATCCGGCCCTCGGCTACCAGGTATCGCTGCTGCCCAGAACCGCGGTCGACGAACGCGCCGACTTCCTACTGGAGCGCTTGGCAGAGAATTGA
- a CDS encoding potassium transporter Kup encodes MSEAATAANHSPSSKTTGLGLLVAAVGVVYGDIGTSPLYTLKEVFAGHYGVQPTPEGVLGVLSLVFWSLIWVVSIKYVLFILRASNQGEGGIMALTALARRAAAPYPQLSRVLVLLGLFGAALFYGDSMITPAISVLSAVEGLELAFDGIGHWVVPLSLIVLVALFLIQKHGTARIGILFGPVMVLWFVVLGALGVHGIVQRPEVLQALNPAWAVRFFVLHPGVGVAILGAVVLALTGAEALYADMGHFGRKPIARAWFMLVLPGLVLNYFGQGALILGNPEAVRNPFYLLAPGWALLPMVALATLATIIASQAVISGAFSLTRQAIQLGYVPRMFIQHTSSEEQGQIYIGTVNWALMVGVVLLVIGFESSGALAAAYGVAVTGTMLITTLLSSAVVLLAWKTPRWLAIPMLLGFLLVDSLYFAANAPKILQGGAFPVIAGVALFILMTTWKRGRKIIVERLDEAALPLDLFIASLQAQPPHRVQGTAVFLCARTDAVPHALLHNLLHNQVLHEQVVVLTVVSEDEPRVNVDKRCEIEAFGEGFFRVTLHFGFIEEPDVPRALSLCQREGLDFSPMRTTYFLSRETVIATRRMGMARWREQLFAFLLKNANSNLKYFQLPLNRVIELGTQVEM; translated from the coding sequence GTGAGCGAAGCCGCGACTGCTGCGAATCATTCCCCCTCTTCGAAAACCACAGGCCTTGGCCTGCTCGTCGCCGCTGTCGGTGTGGTCTATGGCGACATCGGCACCAGCCCGTTGTACACGCTCAAGGAAGTGTTCGCCGGGCATTACGGCGTGCAGCCCACCCCGGAAGGCGTGCTCGGGGTCTTGTCGCTGGTGTTCTGGTCGCTGATCTGGGTTGTGTCGATCAAGTACGTCCTGTTCATCCTGCGTGCCAGCAACCAGGGCGAGGGCGGCATCATGGCCCTCACCGCGCTGGCGCGGCGGGCCGCGGCGCCCTATCCGCAGCTGAGCCGAGTGCTGGTGCTGCTGGGCCTGTTCGGTGCGGCGCTGTTCTATGGCGACAGCATGATCACCCCGGCCATCTCCGTGCTTTCGGCTGTGGAGGGGCTGGAGCTTGCCTTCGACGGGATCGGGCATTGGGTCGTGCCGCTTTCGCTGATCGTGCTGGTGGCACTGTTCCTGATCCAGAAGCATGGGACCGCGCGCATCGGCATCCTGTTCGGGCCGGTGATGGTGCTGTGGTTCGTCGTGCTGGGGGCGTTGGGGGTGCATGGGATCGTGCAACGCCCCGAGGTGCTGCAGGCGCTCAACCCGGCCTGGGCGGTGCGTTTCTTCGTCCTGCACCCAGGCGTGGGCGTGGCCATCCTGGGGGCGGTGGTGCTGGCCCTGACCGGCGCCGAGGCTCTGTATGCAGACATGGGACATTTCGGCCGCAAGCCCATCGCCCGAGCGTGGTTCATGCTGGTGCTGCCGGGGTTGGTGCTGAACTATTTCGGGCAGGGCGCGCTGATTCTCGGTAACCCCGAGGCCGTACGCAACCCGTTCTACCTGCTGGCCCCCGGCTGGGCGTTGCTGCCGATGGTCGCCCTGGCCACGCTGGCCACCATCATTGCCTCCCAGGCGGTGATTTCCGGCGCCTTTTCGCTGACGCGCCAGGCCATCCAGCTGGGCTATGTGCCGCGTATGTTCATCCAGCACACCTCCAGCGAGGAGCAGGGGCAGATTTACATCGGTACGGTGAACTGGGCGTTGATGGTCGGCGTAGTACTGCTGGTGATCGGCTTCGAGTCCTCGGGCGCACTGGCGGCGGCCTACGGTGTGGCAGTAACGGGCACCATGCTGATCACCACGCTGCTGTCGTCCGCGGTGGTGCTGCTGGCCTGGAAAACCCCGCGCTGGTTGGCCATCCCTATGCTGCTGGGCTTCCTGCTGGTCGACAGCCTGTATTTTGCCGCCAATGCGCCGAAGATCCTGCAGGGCGGTGCATTCCCTGTAATCGCTGGGGTAGCGCTGTTCATCCTGATGACCACCTGGAAGCGCGGGCGCAAGATCATCGTCGAGCGTCTGGACGAAGCGGCGTTGCCGCTGGATTTGTTCATCGCCAGCCTGCAGGCCCAACCGCCCCATCGTGTGCAGGGCACGGCCGTGTTCCTGTGTGCCCGTACCGATGCCGTACCCCATGCGTTGCTGCACAACCTGTTGCATAACCAGGTGCTTCACGAGCAGGTGGTGGTGCTTACCGTGGTGTCGGAGGATGAGCCTCGGGTCAATGTCGACAAACGTTGCGAGATCGAGGCGTTCGGCGAGGGCTTTTTCCGCGTCACGCTGCATTTCGGCTTCATCGAGGAGCCGGACGTACCGCGGGCCTTGAGCTTGTGCCAACGCGAAGGCCTGGATTTCAGCCCGATGCGCACGACCTATTTCCTCAGCCGCGAGACGGTGATCGCCACCCGGCGCATGGGCATGGCGCGGTGGCGCGAGCAATTGTTCGCGTTCCTGCTGAAGAATGCCAACAGCAACCTGAAGTATTTCCAACTGCCGCTGAACCGGGTAATCGAATTGGGCACCCAGGTCGAAATGTGA